Proteins found in one bacterium genomic segment:
- the rpsT gene encoding 30S ribosomal protein S20 produces the protein MAKRIKSGLKRKRQDAKRTVRNQAVRSRVKTLVKQARESERPAGESLGAAISALDAAARKGILHPNAAARKKSRLTRWAAAQTQASAPA, from the coding sequence GTGGCAAAGCGCATCAAGTCGGGCCTGAAGCGGAAGCGCCAGGACGCGAAACGCACCGTCCGCAATCAGGCGGTCCGGTCCCGCGTCAAGACCCTGGTCAAGCAGGCGCGCGAGTCGGAGCGGCCGGCCGGGGAGTCGTTAGGGGCGGCGATCAGCGCGCTCGATGCCGCGGCCCGTAAGGGCATCCTGCACCCGAACGCCGCGGCCCGAAAGAAGTCCCGGCTGACGCGGTGGGCCGCCGCGCAGACCCAGGCGTCCGCTCCGGCGTAG
- the holA gene encoding DNA polymerase III subunit delta: MPVTDPASQVYLLLGEEDVRADEALANLLRDALPEGERALNLDVLDAGTIPVADLITRCETLPFFGARRVVVLNIRNPESWRAAEQDVLAEYLSQGPPPALLIIVAPRLDQRRRLFAVLQRTARIIPCPPPDPQELPAWLIARARDAGKTMAPEAAGLLLDLAGGGLRALGLEVAKLASYVGDRETITAGDVREVTSHAAAQATIFQVMDAVGHRRPGEAFRLLDALIALGEPPLRILYMLEDQVRMLARVQDLVDRGVRNRAEVQTMLGSRAWRYRDYQRQVGAFGRVDLRGLLGMLLDTDAAIKTGQMPPRVALETLIVRMSGA, translated from the coding sequence GTGCCGGTGACGGATCCCGCGTCCCAGGTGTATCTGCTGCTCGGCGAGGAGGACGTGCGCGCCGACGAAGCGCTGGCCAACTTGTTGCGCGATGCCCTGCCGGAGGGCGAGCGCGCCCTCAATCTCGACGTCCTCGACGCCGGTACCATCCCGGTGGCGGACCTGATCACGCGCTGCGAGACGCTGCCGTTCTTCGGCGCGCGGCGCGTCGTGGTCCTCAACATCCGGAACCCGGAATCGTGGCGCGCGGCGGAACAGGACGTTCTCGCCGAGTACCTGAGCCAGGGGCCGCCTCCCGCTTTGCTCATCATCGTGGCGCCGAGGCTCGATCAGCGGCGGCGGCTGTTTGCGGTGCTTCAGCGGACGGCACGAATCATTCCGTGCCCGCCGCCCGACCCGCAGGAGCTGCCGGCCTGGCTCATCGCGCGCGCCCGGGACGCGGGGAAAACGATGGCGCCAGAGGCGGCCGGCCTGCTCCTCGACCTCGCCGGCGGCGGGTTGCGCGCGCTCGGCTTGGAAGTCGCCAAACTGGCCTCCTACGTCGGGGACCGGGAGACCATCACCGCGGGCGACGTCCGCGAGGTCACGAGCCACGCGGCGGCTCAGGCCACGATTTTCCAGGTCATGGACGCCGTGGGCCACCGGCGCCCCGGCGAGGCGTTCCGCCTCCTCGACGCGCTCATCGCGCTTGGCGAGCCGCCGCTACGCATTCTCTACATGCTCGAGGACCAGGTGCGCATGCTGGCGCGCGTCCAGGACCTCGTCGACCGCGGCGTGCGCAACCGCGCCGAGGTCCAGACGATGCTCGGCTCGCGGGCCTGGCGGTATCGGGACTATCAGCGGCAGGTCGGGGCGTTCGGGCGCGTCGATCTTCGGGGGCTGCTCGGCATGCTGCTGGATACGGACGCGGCAATCAAGACCGGTCAGATGCCGCCGCGAGTCGCGTTGGAGACGCTGATCGTCCGGATGAGCGGGGCGTGA
- a CDS encoding YceI family protein codes for MTKVRPARNTTRVLLVITMLAATVFPAAAAPGTTPAAHAPAALLPVHGFAIVPGESSVVFAVPDNRGGFSGHTTRVTGTVVVEPEADGERYVAKIAGTVNARTLTTDNPARDRAMAATFLQTGTYPAITFSGTAAAQPGLGVRPFPAAIRGRLTIRAVTRDAAFTAMVTALAHEYRADATATVRMADYGIPYPRAFIFVARDPVTVTLRIVARAP; via the coding sequence ATGACCAAGGTCCGGCCGGCCCGAAATACGACGCGCGTCCTGCTGGTGATCACGATGCTGGCGGCAACGGTCTTCCCCGCCGCGGCGGCCCCCGGGACGACCCCGGCGGCGCACGCGCCGGCGGCCCTGTTGCCCGTGCACGGCTTCGCGATCGTCCCCGGCGAATCGTCGGTGGTCTTCGCGGTCCCCGACAACCGCGGCGGGTTCTCCGGGCACACCACGCGGGTCACGGGCACGGTGGTGGTCGAGCCGGAGGCGGACGGCGAGCGCTACGTCGCCAAGATCGCGGGGACCGTCAACGCCCGAACGCTCACCACGGACAACCCCGCCCGCGACCGCGCGATGGCGGCCACCTTCCTGCAGACCGGCACGTATCCCGCGATCACGTTTTCCGGCACGGCCGCGGCCCAGCCGGGGTTGGGCGTGCGCCCCTTCCCCGCCGCGATCCGCGGGCGGCTGACCATCCGCGCCGTCACCCGGGACGCGGCCTTCACGGCCATGGTCACAGCACTCGCGCACGAATATCGCGCCGACGCGACGGCCACCGTCCGGATGGCGGACTACGGCATCCCCTATCCGCGCGCGTTCATCTTTGTCGCCCGCGACCCGGTCACGGTGACGCTGCGTATCGTCGCCAGGGCGCCGTAG
- the thrS gene encoding threonine--tRNA ligase: MAERISVDQITLRLPDGSTRSYARGTTLAEVARDAGVRDVLAARVDGEARDLAFPLERDAAMEWLTFADPGGREVYWHSTSHLLAQAVRELFPDAKLAIGPPIEDGFYYDFDIGRPFTPDDLARIEARMRELAARDERIERIAVPRDVARGLFGERDDIYKAELLEGIPDDPVSFYRQDGFQDMCRGPHLASTGLIKAVKLLSTSGAYWRGDERRPMLQRIYGISFPTQPALDEYLARLEEAKRRDHRKLGRELALFASVQEVGQGLPLWLPRGATVRRLLERYIIDLEESLGYRHVHTPDLANVELYKISGHWDHFRENMYPPMKVDSEELVLRPMNCPHHIMVFKHGQHSYRDLPVRIAELGTMYRYERSGVLTGLARVRAMTLNDAHIFCRPDQLMDEFIAVVRLIQRVYQDLGLHPFWYRVSLRDPRDRENFMQDDAMWESAEGQLRQAMQTLGLDYVEAPGEAAFYGPKLDVQVPNVMGKDETISTVQIDFYLPERFGLEYAGEDSRPHRPVMIHRGVISTLERMMAFLIEQYAGAFPLWLAPEQVRVLPIADRHLGYARRVADVLRGKGIRAEIDTSSERTGHKIREAQLMKLPYMLVVGDREEAQTAVAVRSRAKGDEGQVPLAAFAERVMAEAAARQ; encoded by the coding sequence ATGGCCGAACGGATCTCGGTTGACCAGATCACGCTGCGGCTGCCGGACGGATCGACGCGGTCGTACGCGCGCGGCACGACCCTCGCCGAGGTGGCGCGGGACGCCGGCGTCCGCGACGTGCTCGCCGCCCGTGTCGACGGCGAGGCGCGCGATCTGGCGTTTCCGCTGGAGCGTGACGCCGCGATGGAGTGGCTGACGTTCGCGGATCCCGGGGGCCGCGAGGTCTACTGGCACAGCACCTCGCATCTGCTGGCGCAGGCGGTCCGCGAGCTCTTTCCCGACGCCAAGCTCGCGATCGGGCCCCCGATCGAGGACGGGTTCTACTACGACTTCGACATCGGGCGGCCGTTTACGCCGGACGATCTCGCGCGCATCGAAGCCCGGATGCGAGAGCTGGCCGCGCGCGACGAGCGGATCGAGCGGATCGCCGTACCGCGGGACGTCGCGCGCGGTCTGTTCGGCGAGCGCGATGACATCTACAAGGCCGAGCTGCTGGAAGGCATCCCCGACGACCCGGTGAGCTTCTACCGGCAGGACGGCTTCCAGGACATGTGCCGGGGTCCGCATCTCGCCTCCACCGGCCTCATCAAAGCGGTGAAGCTGCTCAGCACGTCGGGCGCGTACTGGCGGGGCGACGAGCGGCGCCCGATGCTCCAGCGCATCTACGGGATCTCGTTTCCGACCCAGCCGGCGTTGGACGAGTACCTGGCCCGCCTGGAGGAGGCGAAGCGCCGGGACCATCGGAAATTGGGCCGAGAGCTCGCCCTCTTCGCCTCGGTGCAGGAGGTGGGACAGGGCCTGCCGCTGTGGCTGCCGCGGGGGGCCACGGTGCGCCGGCTCCTCGAGCGCTACATCATCGATCTCGAAGAGAGCCTCGGCTACCGGCACGTGCACACCCCCGACCTGGCGAACGTGGAGTTGTACAAGATCAGCGGCCACTGGGATCACTTCCGCGAGAACATGTACCCGCCGATGAAGGTCGACAGCGAAGAGCTCGTGCTGCGGCCGATGAACTGTCCGCACCACATCATGGTGTTCAAGCACGGCCAGCACAGCTACCGCGATCTGCCGGTGCGCATCGCCGAGCTCGGGACGATGTACCGCTACGAGCGGTCGGGCGTGCTGACCGGCCTCGCCCGCGTGCGGGCGATGACGCTGAACGACGCGCACATTTTCTGCCGTCCCGACCAGCTGATGGACGAATTTATCGCGGTCGTCCGGTTGATCCAGCGCGTCTACCAGGACCTCGGATTGCATCCCTTCTGGTATCGGGTCTCGCTCCGGGATCCCCGGGACCGCGAGAATTTCATGCAGGACGACGCGATGTGGGAATCGGCCGAAGGCCAGCTACGGCAGGCGATGCAGACGCTCGGCCTCGACTACGTCGAAGCGCCGGGTGAGGCGGCGTTCTACGGTCCCAAGCTGGACGTGCAGGTGCCCAACGTCATGGGCAAGGACGAGACAATCTCCACCGTGCAGATCGATTTCTACCTGCCGGAGCGGTTCGGCCTCGAGTACGCCGGCGAAGACAGCCGGCCGCACCGCCCGGTGATGATCCACCGCGGCGTGATCAGCACGCTGGAGCGCATGATGGCCTTCCTCATCGAGCAGTACGCGGGGGCCTTCCCGCTCTGGCTCGCGCCGGAGCAGGTGCGCGTGCTCCCGATCGCCGACCGGCATCTCGGCTACGCGCGCCGGGTCGCCGACGTCCTGCGGGGGAAGGGCATCCGGGCGGAGATCGATACGTCAAGCGAGCGGACGGGACACAAGATCCGTGAGGCGCAATTGATGAAGCTCCCGTATATGCTGGTGGTGGGCGATCGCGAAGAAGCGCAGACCGCGGTGGCGGTGCGCAGCCGGGCGAAGGGCGACGAGGGCCAGGTACCGCTCGCGGCCTTTGCGGAACGGGTGATGGCCGAGGCGGCGGCCCGGCAGTGA
- a CDS encoding ABC transporter substrate-binding protein: MATALAIVAALVAGVLVVPGSVMSWAAGPTTLIWGKSGDADTLDNQVSSNGETSEVTTQLFNLLVRAKPGQTAVEPDLATSWSVSPDGLVWTFKLRRGVTFHDGTPWNAAAAKFNFDRQADAKNPYHAAKDADYSYWDGFMADYYKEAKVVDPYTLQLVLKQPNAPLLYNLSIITFEFNSPASFQKYGGTGVGQHPVGTGPFKFVEWVRDDHVTMVANPSFFRKGLPKVQRLIMRVIKDNAARFLALKAGEVSAMEAPNPDDVRVAQRDPNLKAVFRPAFNTGWLRFNMNNSLFKDKRLREAVALAINRKAIVDALYGGYGQVANQHMPPTMWGRANVAPIPYDPAKAKQLLAEANYPNGFSFDFWYIPVSRPYFPNGKEIGTAIASDLSKVGIRAHLMTEDWATYLKDSRSSNKFPMYMIGWIGDNGDPDDWLGYFFTKYDPNQAYLSYNNPAVFDLINKAKVVSKQADRAKLYAQAESMVMADYRDVPLGHARVPLLVRKNVDGLIGQPDANEYMEIVSVR; encoded by the coding sequence GTGGCTACCGCTCTTGCAATCGTTGCCGCGCTCGTCGCCGGCGTGCTCGTGGTCCCAGGGTCGGTGATGAGCTGGGCCGCCGGTCCCACGACGCTCATCTGGGGCAAGTCCGGGGACGCCGACACACTCGACAATCAGGTGAGCTCCAACGGCGAGACGTCCGAGGTCACGACCCAGCTCTTCAATTTGCTCGTCCGCGCGAAGCCGGGCCAGACGGCGGTCGAGCCGGACCTCGCGACCAGTTGGTCGGTGTCGCCCGACGGCCTGGTGTGGACGTTCAAGCTGCGCCGGGGCGTGACGTTCCACGACGGGACGCCGTGGAACGCCGCGGCGGCAAAGTTCAACTTCGACCGTCAGGCAGATGCCAAGAACCCCTACCATGCGGCGAAGGACGCCGATTACTCGTACTGGGACGGCTTCATGGCCGATTACTACAAAGAGGCCAAAGTCGTCGACCCCTATACTCTGCAGTTGGTGCTGAAGCAGCCCAACGCCCCGCTGCTGTACAACCTTTCCATCATCACCTTCGAGTTCAACAGCCCGGCCTCGTTCCAGAAGTACGGCGGCACGGGCGTCGGCCAGCATCCGGTGGGCACCGGGCCCTTCAAGTTCGTGGAGTGGGTGCGGGACGATCACGTGACCATGGTCGCCAACCCCAGCTTTTTCCGGAAAGGCCTGCCCAAGGTGCAACGGCTCATCATGCGCGTGATCAAGGACAATGCGGCGCGCTTCCTGGCACTCAAGGCCGGCGAGGTGAGCGCGATGGAAGCGCCGAATCCGGACGACGTCCGGGTCGCGCAGCGCGATCCGAACTTGAAGGCCGTGTTCCGGCCGGCCTTCAACACCGGTTGGCTCCGCTTCAACATGAACAATTCTTTGTTCAAGGACAAGCGGCTCCGCGAGGCTGTCGCGCTGGCGATCAACCGCAAGGCGATCGTCGACGCGCTCTACGGCGGCTACGGCCAGGTGGCCAACCAGCACATGCCGCCGACGATGTGGGGCCGCGCCAACGTGGCGCCGATTCCCTACGACCCCGCCAAGGCGAAGCAGCTGCTCGCGGAAGCGAACTACCCGAACGGATTCTCGTTCGACTTCTGGTACATTCCGGTGAGCCGGCCGTACTTCCCGAACGGCAAGGAGATCGGGACCGCGATCGCGAGCGACTTGAGTAAGGTCGGAATCCGGGCCCACCTCATGACGGAGGACTGGGCGACGTACCTGAAGGACAGCCGCAGTAGCAACAAGTTCCCCATGTACATGATCGGATGGATCGGCGACAACGGGGATCCGGACGATTGGCTCGGGTACTTCTTCACCAAGTACGATCCCAACCAGGCCTATCTCTCCTACAACAACCCGGCCGTGTTCGACCTGATCAACAAGGCGAAGGTCGTCAGCAAGCAGGCGGATCGAGCCAAACTGTACGCGCAGGCGGAATCGATGGTCATGGCCGACTACCGCGACGTGCCGCTGGGACACGCCAGAGTACCGCTCCTGGTCCGCAAGAACGTCGACGGCCTCATCGGCCAGCCGGACGCCAACGAGTACATGGAGATCGTTTCGGTCAGGTAA
- a CDS encoding ABC transporter permease, translated as MARYIARRAIALLPILLGVSAAAFLIIHLIPGDPATVYLGEHATSEAVRRVQHEFGLDQPLPVQYGIYLWNVLHGNFGQSLDSHRRVIDEYIPRFPATIELMMGSMTVALLVGVPIGIVSASRPNSVFDRLGMLLALAGISQPVFWLGLMLVYVFSVYLHVLPTAGQLGVNFSIVSITRIDVLDGLLTANWPAALDALRHLILPSITLGSIPTAIIARMTRATMLDALHQDYIRTAYAKGLTGRTVVLDHGLRNALLPVITVIGLQVGFLLGGATLTETIFSWPGVGRYMYDSILFRDYPVVLAGILLFSLVFVLVNLVVDVLYAFLDPRIRYA; from the coding sequence ATGGCCCGGTACATCGCCCGCCGCGCGATCGCGCTCCTCCCGATCCTCCTGGGGGTGTCGGCGGCGGCGTTCTTGATTATCCACCTCATTCCCGGCGATCCGGCGACGGTCTACCTCGGCGAGCACGCGACGTCCGAGGCCGTGCGGCGCGTGCAGCACGAGTTTGGGCTGGACCAACCGCTGCCCGTACAGTACGGCATCTACCTGTGGAACGTGCTCCACGGCAACTTCGGCCAGTCGCTCGACAGCCACCGCCGCGTGATCGACGAGTACATTCCGCGGTTTCCGGCGACGATTGAACTGATGATGGGATCGATGACGGTGGCGCTGCTGGTGGGCGTGCCGATCGGCATCGTCTCCGCCTCGCGGCCGAATTCCGTGTTCGACCGGCTCGGCATGCTGCTTGCCCTCGCCGGCATCTCGCAACCGGTGTTTTGGCTCGGGCTGATGCTCGTGTACGTCTTCAGCGTCTACCTGCACGTGCTGCCGACCGCCGGACAACTCGGCGTCAATTTCTCGATCGTGTCGATCACGCGGATCGACGTCCTGGACGGCCTGCTCACCGCCAATTGGCCCGCCGCGCTGGACGCTCTGCGTCATCTCATCCTGCCGAGCATCACGCTCGGGTCGATCCCGACCGCGATCATCGCGCGAATGACCCGAGCGACCATGCTGGACGCGCTGCATCAAGACTACATCCGCACCGCGTACGCGAAGGGCCTGACCGGCCGCACTGTAGTGCTGGATCACGGTCTGAGAAATGCCCTCCTCCCGGTCATCACGGTGATCGGACTCCAGGTCGGCTTTCTCCTCGGCGGAGCCACGCTGACCGAAACGATCTTTTCGTGGCCCGGCGTGGGCCGGTACATGTACGACTCGATTTTGTTCCGCGATTACCCCGTCGTTCTCGCCGGCATTCTCCTGTTCTCGCTGGTATTCGTGCTGGTGAACCTCGTCGTCGACGTCCTCTATGCCTTCCTTGATCCCCGCATCCGCTACGCCTGA
- a CDS encoding ABC transporter permease, whose product MAARRFWRNGNARVGLGMIIFFALIAIFAGHIVPEGPDQEDLLGRLQPPSAQHLIGTDELGRDVFARVLLGARISMTVGLVAVSGSLLIGALLGITAGYAGGRVEGTIMRLMDVMLAFPSIILAIGIVAMRGPGLNNTILAVSVVNIPVFARVARGSTLAIKEYEYVTAARAMGARPWRVLLRSILPNAAAPLVVQGTLGVATAILDAAGLGFLGLGAQPPTPEWGAMLADAYKYLLTAFWAALAPGVAIALVVLSFNLAGDGLHDALDPRLSARG is encoded by the coding sequence ATGGCCGCCCGCCGGTTTTGGCGCAACGGCAATGCGCGGGTGGGGCTCGGCATGATCATCTTCTTCGCGTTGATCGCGATCTTCGCCGGACACATTGTTCCTGAGGGCCCGGATCAGGAGGATCTTCTCGGCAGGCTCCAGCCGCCGTCGGCCCAGCATTTGATCGGCACCGACGAACTGGGCCGCGACGTGTTCGCGCGTGTGCTCCTCGGAGCCCGCATTTCGATGACAGTCGGGCTCGTTGCGGTCTCAGGATCGCTTCTGATCGGGGCGCTGCTCGGGATCACCGCCGGCTACGCGGGAGGCCGGGTCGAAGGCACCATCATGCGTCTGATGGACGTCATGCTGGCATTCCCGTCGATCATCCTGGCGATCGGGATCGTGGCGATGCGCGGTCCGGGTCTCAACAACACGATTCTGGCGGTCAGCGTCGTGAACATTCCCGTCTTTGCACGCGTGGCGCGAGGATCGACGCTCGCAATCAAGGAATATGAGTACGTGACCGCGGCCCGGGCCATGGGCGCCAGGCCGTGGCGGGTTCTCCTGCGGTCGATTCTCCCCAACGCCGCGGCCCCGCTGGTCGTGCAGGGCACGCTCGGAGTCGCGACGGCAATTCTTGATGCGGCCGGGTTGGGCTTCCTCGGACTCGGCGCGCAGCCCCCGACACCGGAGTGGGGTGCGATGCTCGCCGACGCCTACAAGTATCTGCTCACCGCCTTTTGGGCCGCGCTGGCACCGGGGGTCGCGATCGCGCTCGTCGTCCTGTCCTTCAACCTCGCCGGGGACGGGCTGCACGACGCGCTCGATCCGCGGCTGTCGGCACGGGGCTAA
- a CDS encoding cupin domain-containing protein, whose protein sequence is MTIDISPSYTVEVGYDEFCGALAARDLQPLWKIAKQLMPDVPVPTTRPWLWKWEDILPLAKRAGEIITLDRGGDRRVLAFANPGLRGLPFTSTTLWGAIQYLGPRESAPAHRHSPAAVRFVLTGSGVSTTVNGDAVSMEPGDLILTPNWNWHDHNNGSDAPMVWFDGLDLPLVTTLESIFFEPHPAHVQPVDGRDLSERTFTGVGLREIEAMSPAAHSPLLRYPWGETDRALEAMHRARGGRMTSLEYVNPLTGAPAFATFSCEMHRIHPGGRTATRRKTGSSIWVVFRGRGCTVITGERFDWGPGDVFVTPSWAAVDHEADETADLFAVSDRPVLQALHLYREDTLPAPQEITGRFGAS, encoded by the coding sequence GTGACCATCGACATCAGCCCCTCCTATACCGTTGAGGTCGGGTACGACGAGTTCTGCGGTGCTCTGGCCGCGCGCGATCTCCAGCCGCTCTGGAAAATCGCCAAGCAACTGATGCCCGACGTTCCGGTCCCCACCACGAGGCCGTGGCTCTGGAAGTGGGAGGACATCCTCCCGTTGGCCAAGCGGGCTGGCGAGATCATCACCCTCGACCGCGGCGGCGACCGGCGCGTGCTCGCGTTCGCCAACCCGGGGCTCCGGGGCCTGCCGTTCACCAGCACCACGCTTTGGGGCGCGATTCAGTACCTCGGTCCGCGGGAATCCGCCCCAGCCCACCGGCACTCACCGGCGGCCGTTCGTTTCGTCTTGACCGGCTCCGGCGTCTCCACGACCGTAAACGGCGACGCCGTCTCAATGGAACCGGGCGATCTGATCCTGACGCCGAACTGGAACTGGCACGATCACAACAACGGCAGCGACGCCCCGATGGTCTGGTTCGACGGCCTCGATCTGCCCCTGGTCACCACCCTGGAGTCGATTTTCTTCGAGCCCCATCCGGCGCATGTCCAGCCGGTCGACGGCCGCGATTTGTCCGAGCGAACCTTCACGGGCGTGGGGCTGCGCGAGATCGAGGCGATGTCCCCTGCGGCGCACTCCCCGCTCCTGCGCTACCCGTGGGGCGAGACCGACCGGGCGCTCGAGGCGATGCACCGGGCCCGGGGCGGCCGGATGACGAGCCTGGAGTACGTGAATCCGCTGACCGGCGCGCCCGCGTTCGCCACGTTTTCCTGCGAGATGCATCGGATCCACCCCGGGGGGCGGACGGCCACCCGCCGCAAGACCGGCAGTTCGATCTGGGTCGTCTTCCGGGGCCGCGGCTGCACCGTGATCACCGGCGAGCGCTTCGACTGGGGACCGGGCGACGTGTTCGTGACTCCGTCGTGGGCCGCGGTCGACCACGAAGCGGACGAGACCGCCGATCTCTTCGCGGTCAGCGATCGGCCCGTGTTGCAGGCGCTGCATCTGTATCGCGAAGATACGCTGCCCGCCCCGCAGGAAATCACCGGGCGCTTCGGCGCCTCGTGA
- a CDS encoding aryl-sulfate sulfotransferase, whose product MAQVEQIKLKRAGVGLRAYDPERACPGLTLFAPLTSETTVYLVDLDGRVVHTWELPYPPGLYGYLTDTGMLLYNGKIVEEPSRRFISAQPWKGGAVLEADWRGRILWEVRHPDHHHDAVRLRNGNVLLLCMTAIGPDLAARVQGGIRGTEYHGEMYADYLVEMTTGGHVVWEWRSWEHLDPETDRITLQDHRHEWTHGNTVAEMPDGNIVVSFRYISTVAIVDRGSGEIIWKLGPPTLAQQHAPAPLPNGHLLIFDNGTHRINHPVPYSRVIEVDPATKQIVWSYQERRLFDFFSPYISNAQRLSNGNTLICEGNFGRLFEVTRDGMVVWEYVNPYFARPAGQPDAPVHNSVFRAYRYGPEEIATAQAATR is encoded by the coding sequence GTGGCCCAGGTCGAGCAGATCAAGCTAAAACGCGCCGGTGTGGGCCTGCGCGCGTACGATCCTGAACGGGCCTGCCCAGGCCTGACGCTATTCGCCCCGCTGACCTCCGAGACGACCGTCTACCTTGTCGACCTCGACGGCCGCGTGGTCCACACCTGGGAGCTGCCCTACCCGCCCGGCTTGTACGGCTACCTCACCGACACGGGAATGTTATTGTACAACGGCAAGATTGTAGAAGAACCGAGCCGGCGTTTCATCAGCGCGCAGCCCTGGAAGGGAGGGGCCGTGCTCGAAGCCGACTGGCGCGGACGGATTCTCTGGGAAGTGCGCCATCCCGATCATCACCACGATGCCGTGCGGCTGCGCAACGGGAATGTTCTGCTGCTTTGCATGACCGCGATCGGTCCGGACCTCGCCGCCCGCGTCCAGGGCGGAATCCGCGGTACCGAGTACCACGGCGAGATGTACGCCGATTACCTCGTGGAGATGACGACGGGTGGGCACGTCGTCTGGGAATGGCGTAGTTGGGAGCATCTTGATCCCGAGACGGACCGCATCACGCTCCAGGATCACCGGCACGAATGGACGCACGGCAATACCGTCGCCGAGATGCCCGACGGAAACATCGTGGTGAGCTTTCGGTACATCTCGACGGTCGCAATCGTCGACCGCGGATCCGGTGAGATCATCTGGAAGCTCGGGCCGCCGACGCTGGCCCAGCAGCACGCGCCTGCCCCGTTGCCTAACGGCCATCTCCTGATCTTCGACAATGGCACGCACCGGATCAATCACCCGGTCCCCTACTCCCGCGTCATCGAAGTCGATCCTGCCACGAAGCAGATCGTGTGGTCGTATCAGGAGCGCCGGCTGTTCGATTTCTTCAGTCCCTACATTTCGAACGCGCAGCGCCTGTCAAACGGCAACACTTTGATCTGCGAGGGAAACTTCGGACGCCTCTTCGAGGTGACCCGCGACGGAATGGTCGTTTGGGAGTACGTCAATCCATACTTCGCGAGACCGGCCGGACAGCCCGACGCGCCGGTCCACAACTCCGTCTTTCGCGCTTACCGATATGGCCCGGAGGAAATCGCGACGGCTCAAGCGGCAACCAGGTAA